The nucleotide sequence CGTCAATCTGGCGGTGTTGGAGACCACGTTCAACTTCCTGGCGTTCCGGATGCAGAACGTGCTGTTCAGCTTTGTGGTGGGGCTGCTGCTGATGTGGTTCGGCATGTACGGACGGGTCAGCGGCGGGCTGCCGCATGACAATCCGTACTGGGTGACCCGCCACCCCGAGCAGGCCGAACGCGAGGCCGTCCACGCCCGGGAACTGATCGCCGCGCGCGGGCGTGCCGCCGAACAGACCGGTACGGCCGCCCCGCCGGGCACCCCGCTCACGCCTGAAGCCCCGGGCGGGCCGGGCGCCCCGGGCAGGCCGGGCGCCCCGGGCGGGCCTCTTACGGCCGATGCGGGGGCAGAGGGAGGCCGTGAGTCCGCGGAGCGCCGTGGGCCCGCCGAGGAGTCGGGTGAACGGCGCGGTCAGCCGCCCGGTAAGTGGGGCAAGCTGGATCAGCCCGGTGGCGCCGAGCCCACCGACAAGCCCGGGAGCCACCGCTGGGCCAGGTTCTTGCGGCGCCCCCGCTCTCGGTGACGCGGTTCGGCCCGGCCCTCGTGACACGGTTCGGCCCGGCCCTCGTGACGCGGTCGGCTCGACCTCCGTAACGCGGTCGGCCCGGCGCCTCAGCCGAGTCGGCGCGCGAGCGTCAGGCCGTCGGCGACGGTGAGCATGACCGCCTCCATCCGGACGTCCGCCGCCACATGATCGTTGAACGCCTGGATCGCGGCGCCCGCGGTCGACGGCGCCGAGGCCATGACGGCCCCGTGGTAGAACACGTTGTCCGCGACGATCAGACCGCCAGGGTTCATCCGCGGGACCAGCTCCTCCCAGTACGGGATGTAGTTCGGCTTGTCCGCGTCGAGATAGGCGAGGTCGATATGGGGCTCGGCGGGCATCGCGCGCAGAGTGTCCAGCGCGGGCGCGATCCGCAGGTCGATGCGGGCCTCGACACCGGCCTTGGCCCACGCCTTCCGCCCGTACGCCGTCCACTCCTCCGACACATCGCAGGCGATCAGCCTGCCGTCGGCGGGCAGCGCCTGGGCCATGGCCAGCGCGGAGAAGCCGGTGAAGGTGCCGACCTCGACGATATGGCGGGCGCCGGTCAGCCGGACCAGGAAGGCCAGCAGCGGGGCCTGCTCCTCGGCGGACTGCATCCCGGCCTGCTGGGGGAGGCTGCGGTGGGTGACCTCGACCAGCTCGCGCAGCACGGGGTCGAGCGGCGGATTGTGCCGCAGGACGTACTCGTACAGCTCGGCCGTGATCGGTGTGCTCTTGCTCTCGGCCATCGCGGCCCCCTTCGGTCTGCTCGGCTTCCCGGACGATGTCGCACATGCCGACTGTGGTGACTTGGTGACTGTAACCCGACGTCACGACAGCGCGAGAGGTTCCGAAGGGGCCCTGCGCGGGTGTTGGGAGGGCGGATCAGTCCCGGCCGCGGGAGACGGCGCGGATGACCTGGCTGCGGGCGCGCGCCCAGGTGACGGATGAGCGTTCGCCCAGGGCGCGGACGATGGCCTCGCCCGCCGCGACGCCCGTCTCCTCGACCACGGTCACCTGGGGTGCCGTCCAGCCGGCGTCGGCCAGTTCGCCGTGGCCGGGGCGCCAGGCGCGGTCGGCCGCGAGCAGCAGATCGGCGTCGAGCAGCGAATCGCCCGCGGCGAGCACCTCGTCCGCTCCGGTGCGGTTCCTGATCTCGGCGACGGCCGCGCTCTTGGTGAGCGGCTTGGGCACCGCGTAGATCTTGCGGCCCTGCAGGGAGACCGTCCAGCCGCGCGGCTCGGCCCACTGCGTGAGCTCCTTGACGTACCCCTGGGGCAGCAGCTCCCGCTCGACCACGAGATAGGCGAACAGCTCCTCGGCCACCCGCTCCTTGAGCAGCCAGGCGGGGTCGGCGGTGGCGCTGAGGTGGGCGCGCACCTCCTCCAGGGGGGCGCACTGGTCGCCGAGGGTGGTACGGACCCGCTGGTTCCAGTCGGCGTCGGGCTCGCCGTTCACCAGCAGCTGGCCGCCGTTGGCGCAGATCGCGAAGCGGGAGGCGGGGCCGGGGAGGCGGATGCGGCGGTACTGCTCGACGGTGCGGGTGGTCGTGGGGACGAAGACGGAGGTGCGGACCAGTTCGGCGAGCAGCCCGGCGGCGGTCTCGGTCATGTACGACAGCGGTCGGCCCTCGTACGTCTCGACGCACAGCAGCCGCGGGGCCTCGACGTCCGGCATGTCGAGGCCGAGCGCGGCCGCGGAGTAGATCAGGGTGCGGTCGAGATCGCTTGCCACCAGGACGCTCATCGTGCGG is from Streptomyces hygroscopicus and encodes:
- a CDS encoding SAM-dependent methyltransferase; this translates as MAESKSTPITAELYEYVLRHNPPLDPVLRELVEVTHRSLPQQAGMQSAEEQAPLLAFLVRLTGARHIVEVGTFTGFSALAMAQALPADGRLIACDVSEEWTAYGRKAWAKAGVEARIDLRIAPALDTLRAMPAEPHIDLAYLDADKPNYIPYWEELVPRMNPGGLIVADNVFYHGAVMASAPSTAGAAIQAFNDHVAADVRMEAVMLTVADGLTLARRLG